The genomic DNA GTCCGCCTGCTGGACGCCCCCGCACACGTGAGCGGAGGCCTGGTCAGACGGGCCTGTGCGGAACCGTTTCATGCGGCGCTGACATGGGCCTTACGCGGGCTGCTGCGCCGCGGCGATGCGCTCGCCCCGCAGCGCCTCGTACCACCGGTCGTCGATCGGCGGCAGCGCGTTCACATCGAGGGCCAGCTTCAGCAGCAGGTCCGCGATCAGCGGGTTGCGGGCGAGCACGGGACCGTGCATGTACGTACCGAAGACCGTGTCGTTGTACGCGCCCTCCGTGCCGTCACCCGTGCCGTTGCCCTTGCCGAGCCGCACCTGGGCCAAGGGGCGGGCGGAGGGGCCGAGGTGCGTGACGCCCTGGTGGTTCTCGAAGCCGGTCAGCTGGGGCAGGCCGAGGCGCGGGTCGATGTCCCCGAGGACGTCGCCGACGCACCGCTCGCCCTCGCCGCGCGTGGACACCACGTCGAGCAGGCCGAGGCCCGGCTCGCGCTGGCCGAGGTCGTTGATGAACTCGTGGCCGAGGATCTGGTAGCCGGCGCACACCGAGAAGACGATCGCGCCGTTGCCCACCGCGCGGTGCAGACCGCCGTCACGGCGCAGCCGCTCGGCCGCGAGCCGCTGCGGACGGTCCTCGCCGCCGCCGATCAGGTAGATGTCGCCGGAGGTGGGGATCGGCTGGTCGCTGCGCACGTCGAGGCGGGCCACGTCGAGGCCGCGCTGGCGGGCCCGGCGCTCCACGACGAGCGCGTTGCCCTGGTCGCCGTAGGTGCTCAGCAGGTCCGGGTAGATCCACACCAGCCGCAGTTGGTTGTCTGTCATCGGTCGTCCTCGTCCTCTGGGGTCAGTTGCCGACACGGCGCCGCAGGTCCTGGAAGGCGGTGTAGTTCGCGATGACCTCGATGCGGCCCGGCGGGGCCTGCTGGACGCACTGGTCGAGGTTCTCGCAGACCTGGAAGGACTGGTTGGCGACCTCCAGACGCACGGCCAGGTCCAGCTTGCGGTCTCCGATGACGAAGATCGGGTGGCCGGTCAGCCGTGTGTAGTCGACGTCCCACAGCCAGGAGGTGTCGGTGCCGTCGGCGCCGCGCGCGTTCACCGACAGGATCACCGGGGTCGGCGGCGGGTCGATCAGCGAGAACGTCTCCAGCCAGCCCGCCGGGTTCTTGGCGAGCAGCAGGCGCAGGTCGCGCTGCATGAACTGGACGACGTCATAGCGCCCGGCCACCGCCTGGACCGCGTACATGCGCTCCAGGGCGACCTGCGGGGGCACGCCGAAGACGGCGGCGACGGCGGCCGAGGAGGCGGCGTTCGCCTTGTTGGCGCGGCCCGGCAGCTGGAGGTGGATCGGCCAGGCGGAGCCGTGCGGGTCGAGGACGTGGTCGCCGGACAGCGCCCAGCTGGGCGTCGGCCGGCGGAAACCGCACTCGCCGCAGAACCAGTCGTCGCCGGGGCGCTGCATCACACCGCCGCAGGACGGGCAGGACCAGGCGTCGTCCTTCCACATCTGGCCGGCTGCGACCCAGATCACATTGGCGGAGGACGACGCGGCCCACACGACCAGCGGGTCGTCCGCGTTGGCGATGACGACGGCCTTGGAACCGGCCAGGCCCTCACGCCAGTGCTCGGCGAGCATCCGGGTCTCGGCGGCGCGGTCGAGCTGGTCACGCGAGAGGTTGAGCAGCGCGATGCACTTCGGGTCCGTGTCCCGGGCCACACCGGCGAGGTACTTCTCGTCGACCTCGATCACCGCGTACTTGGCGTCCGAGCCGCCCGCGAGCGCCGAGGTGATGCCGGCCGGCATGTTGGCGCCGAGCGCGTTGGACACGACCGGGCCCGCGGCGCGCAGCGCCTCCGCGATCAGCCGGGTCGTGGTGGTCTTGCCGTTGGTGGCCGACACCAGGATCACGTCCAGGTGCTGGGCGAGCCGGGCGAGGAGGTCGGGGTCGAGCTTGAGTGCCACCCGGCCGCCGATCACCGATCCGCTCCCGCGTCCCGCGGCCCTCGATGCCGCCGCGACCGCCTTGCCCGCCGTCACGGCCAGCTTGGCCCGCGGCGTCAGCGGGTCCGAGTTGCCTGCCATCAGTTCTCGATCCTCCTTGCGTACAGCGCCGCGCCCTGTCCCGGCAACGTGTGGGCCTCAGCCTATCGAGATCCACTCACCGGCCCGA from Streptomyces avermitilis MA-4680 = NBRC 14893 includes the following:
- a CDS encoding type 1 glutamine amidotransferase yields the protein MTDNQLRLVWIYPDLLSTYGDQGNALVVERRARQRGLDVARLDVRSDQPIPTSGDIYLIGGGEDRPQRLAAERLRRDGGLHRAVGNGAIVFSVCAGYQILGHEFINDLGQREPGLGLLDVVSTRGEGERCVGDVLGDIDPRLGLPQLTGFENHQGVTHLGPSARPLAQVRLGKGNGTGDGTEGAYNDTVFGTYMHGPVLARNPLIADLLLKLALDVNALPPIDDRWYEALRGERIAAAQQPA
- a CDS encoding MurT ligase domain-containing protein, which translates into the protein MAGNSDPLTPRAKLAVTAGKAVAAASRAAGRGSGSVIGGRVALKLDPDLLARLAQHLDVILVSATNGKTTTTRLIAEALRAAGPVVSNALGANMPAGITSALAGGSDAKYAVIEVDEKYLAGVARDTDPKCIALLNLSRDQLDRAAETRMLAEHWREGLAGSKAVVIANADDPLVVWAASSSANVIWVAAGQMWKDDAWSCPSCGGVMQRPGDDWFCGECGFRRPTPSWALSGDHVLDPHGSAWPIHLQLPGRANKANAASSAAVAAVFGVPPQVALERMYAVQAVAGRYDVVQFMQRDLRLLLAKNPAGWLETFSLIDPPPTPVILSVNARGADGTDTSWLWDVDYTRLTGHPIFVIGDRKLDLAVRLEVANQSFQVCENLDQCVQQAPPGRIEVIANYTAFQDLRRRVGN